A genome region from Maniola jurtina chromosome 22, ilManJurt1.1, whole genome shotgun sequence includes the following:
- the LOC123876670 gene encoding dopamine receptor 2-like isoform X3 — MNATRSEILVARSQSDISLKQPDFFLESAGFPFNTVLEYNISFENGTYNYTVDLEEPWNEYIKLLQDRAVLVAFLLLFSLTTVFGNMLVILAVVRERYLHTSTNYFVTSLAVADCLVGLVVMPFSALYEVLEHTWFFGVDWCDVWRSLDVLFSTASILNLCVISLDRYWAITDPITYPMRMSGRKAAFLIAAVWVCSGAISFPAIAWWRAVRIEEVPDYKCPFTENLEYIIFSSTISFYLPLFVMVFTYYRIYRAATIQTRSLKIGTKQVMRPSGELELTLRIHRGGTVRKRNEVCHGACTPEEADQEPLTALQNNGLSRSSTRLTNVAHNKHLPKNFSLSRKFAKFAKEKKAAKTLGIVMGVFIVCWLPFFVVNLLSGICSSCITHEEIVNVVVTWLGWVNSSMNPVIYACWSRDFRRAFLRIICVCCPRKLRRKYQPQLRFKQSQHEMCRL; from the coding sequence ATGAATGCGACCAGATCAGAAATACTGGTGGCAAGAAGCCAATCTGATATTTCGCTAAAACAACCAGATTTTTTTCTCGAATCTGCAGGATTTCCTTTTAACACTGTACTGgagtataatattagttttgaaAATGGCACATACAATTACACAGTTGATTTAGAGGAGCCGTGGAATGAATATATCAAACTTCTCCAAGACCGTGCAGTTCTGGTTGcctttttgcttttattttccTTGACCACTGTGTTTGGAAATATGCTGGTCATTCTCGCAGTTGTAAGAGAGCGCTATCTACACACATCCACAAACTACTTCGTTACATCACTTGCAGTGGCAGATTGTCTCGTCGGCTTAGTGGTGATGCCGTTTTCTGCACTCTACGAAGTTTTGGAGCATACTTGGTTTTTCGGTGTTGATTGGTGCGACGTCTGGAGATCACTGGACGTCTTATTTAGTACGGCGTCAATTCTCAACTTGTGTGTGATATCTTTGGACCGGTACTGGGCTATAACAGATCCCATTACATATCCGATGCGCATGAGTGGACGGAAAGCTGCATTTCTCATAGCAGCCGTGTGGGTGTGTTCGGGTGCTATATCATTTCCAGCTATCGCGTGGTGGCGTGCAGTGCGAATAGAAGAGGTCCCAGATTATAAGTGTCCGTTTACGGAAAACTTGGAGTACATCATATTTTCCTCCACGATATCattttatttacctttatttGTGATGGTGTTCACGTATTATCGTATATATCGTGCTGCAACAATACagacgagatctttaaaaatcggGACTAAACAAGTGATGAGACCGAGTGGTGAGTTAGAGTTGACGTTACGTATTCACAGAGGTGGAACAGTGCGTAAGAGAAACGAAGTGTGTCATGGTGCTTGTACTCCTGAGGAAGCCGATCAGGAACCTTTGACCGCGTTACAAAACAATGGACTTTCTCGTTCGTCAACGCGTCTAACAAACGTGGCGCACAACAAACATTTGCCAAAAAACTTTTCCCTATCGCGAAAATTCGCAAAATTTGCCAAAGAGAAAAAGGCAGCAAAAACTCTAGGCATCGTGATGGGTGTGTTCATAGTGTGCTGGTTGCCATTTTTTGTAGTGAACCTCCTATCGGGTATTTGTTCGTCGTGCATCACTCACGAAGAAATCGTCAACGTAGTGGTGACGTGGTTGGGATGGGTCAACTCCTCGATGAACCCAGTCATTTACGCCTGCTGGAGCAGAGATTTCAGAAG